The DNA sequence CTACGGGCAGCACTGCCTCCTACTCCTGGAATGGGACAGCAGAgaaattcagcaccatggacactgcacacaaacacacacacacacacacatacacacacgcacacatacacacacgcacacgcatacacacatagagacgcacacacacatacatgagcacacacccacgcacacacacaaacacacatacacacacatgcacacacgcacccacacacatatacacccacgcacacacacacagacatattaaTTACTGTAGTAAGAATTGAGGTGCCGTTTTCAATCTAAAGTTATTCTTAAAGTAAGCTATTTAAAACATTGTGAAGACTTCCACATTATTGCACTGTAAATAActactggattattattattatttgacctaTATTAAGCAGGATGGAAAAAATGAcatcagtgttctttttttgcactgaggGTGTTTATCAGCAGATGCTTGTGCAGCTCTTGTGCACCCAAATtattaaacagccaatcaaatctgcccCTGACATGTGCCCTCCTACTGTTCAGTGAATGACAAGGAATTATTACCTCAAGTCCTCCTcttatctgtacagtttgagttttacagcgcagaggacaaacagggtctcaggcagaggagagtctccagaagaggagagttcagatacagtgatgccgccactctgtgctgttcttgtgcttttcagcaaagtctgtaagtgtataattatTAACTTaacagtcaaaacaagctcAAAGACAGTATGGAGACATTTATactgagatcagtgtttttcCCGTATTGTTCCCATTGTCAGTTGAAGGtgctttctgttctttttccagATGGTCTGCTTGGGAAGAACATAGTTCAGCCTCACTCGCTTATGACAGCTCAGCTTGGAGACACTGTAACTCTCCCATGTTTCCATGCTAAAGATGATGTGCTATGGTACATATGGCTTAAGCAGCCTCTTGGACAGAAGCCTGAGAAAttgttaatgataaaaaattctGCACCTTATACTATAATTTTCAATGATTTTATAAACAGTACGCGCCTCAGTGCTAAAGCAGCAAAGGGGAGCTCGAACCTGACTGTGTCACAAGTAGAGCCGTCGGATTCAGCCACATACTGCTGCGCTGTTTCGCACGACAATGATATCAGCTTTGGAGAAGGAACTACATTAATGGTCCTGGGTAAATATGAACCTTCAGTCCACGTCTTatacttcttttttcttgtaCAGGATTTTGAAGgtgatttaaaatttgaaaatatcttAAGAAAGCAGATCTTTTTTTGTAGGGTCACTAAAACTCCAAGCATTAAGAAATTGAGGTATATTAACATTTGTTATTACTGGAGAAACTGTTTGGTCAGCAAAACAGGCTAAAATTGCATTATTATGTGTCTAAACTCATTGATACAAAAGACATAaatagacattttatttatttctttattttttttctttactaagCTAATTGCTAGATTGGAAATGACTAAAccagatttaaaataatgtttgtacaaaaagaaaaccctgcatATGCTTTTGAATGACAGAAATACTAAAATAATGATTGAATTCAAGCATGTATCctgttataattttaattattgaactgaattcttcagggtcagagtcacacaacaggacagtagtactgcagcagcccgagtctgagtcagtgcagccA is a window from the Anguilla anguilla isolate fAngAng1 chromosome 3, fAngAng1.pri, whole genome shotgun sequence genome containing:
- the LOC118223776 gene encoding immunoglobulin superfamily member 3-like isoform X2; the protein is MTRNYYLKSSSYLYSLSFTAQRTNRVSGRGESPEEESSDTVMPPLCAVLVLFSKVYGLLGKNIVQPHSLMTAQLGDTVTLPCFHAKDDVLWYIWLKQPLGQKPEKLLMIKNSAPYTIIFNDFINSTRLSAKAAKGSSNLTVSQVEPSDSATYCCAVSHDNDISFGEGTTLMVLGSESHNRTVVLQQPESESVQPGNSATLHCTVHTETCAGEHSVYWFRQGSGESPPGIIYTHGNRSDECQRSSGAVSPTQSCVYNFPKRNLSPSDAGTYYCAVATCGEILFGNGTKLDFEGGELSTLVWLSIIRTGVLCCMLPIFVLIYCKKA
- the LOC118223776 gene encoding uncharacterized protein LOC118223776 isoform X1, whose protein sequence is MTRNYYLKSSSYLYSLSFTAQRTNRVSGRGESPEEESSDTVMPPLCAVLVLFSKVYGLLGKNIVQPHSLMTAQLGDTVTLPCFHAKDDVLWYIWLKQPLGQKPEKLLMIKNSAPYTIIFNDFINSTRLSAKAAKGSSNLTVSQVEPSDSATYCCAVSHDNDISFGEGTTLMVLGSESHNRTVVLQQPESESVQPGNSATLHCTVHTETCAGEHSVYWFRQGSGESPPGIIYTHGNRSDECQRSSGAVSPTQSCVYNFPKRNLSPSDAGTYYCAVATCGEILFGNGTKLDFEGNEHLPLYCLAGALTLSVILNIVLILKMRKSCEKCKGSASNNQVSGEGLASKQCQEESMNYAALTFTTKKPKVRRNKREVEKETVYSDMRFRDHE